The Aeoliella mucimassa genome includes the window ACCACGTTGCAGCGGGCTGAACAAACGCGGTAGCGGAGCTGGCGACTTTAAGACCAAGCATAAAAAAGGTCCGTGGCGAACCACGGACCTTTTGGTATTGAGACATCGAATCCAGAAAGCAGTGAGGTGCTATCGTTTACGGCGGTAAGCCACGACAGCCCCAACCAGGCCAAGTCCCGTCCAAACCAGCATGGTCGCCGGTTCGGGGATGGTGTCATTAGCGATCCTGTTGAAACCACGAATGTGAGAGAGCCCTCCGCCATTTGAACTTGTTAAGAACTCGGCAGGCAACACAAAGTCATAGCCTCCGTTGCCGTTCTCAGCAGCGGCCCAATCATCAGCATCCAGACGCCAAACAATGATGGCTTCGTTCCCATACTTGCCAGTGATGTACTCGTATCTCTGGGAAACGGTTTGATTGGCACTCCCTGTAGTGCGTACCAACTGCTGGACTGCGGCAGGGAGACTGCTGAAAGTGTTCGCACTTCGATAGTAGCTTTGATCGTCGTCGAAATCATCAACATCGCCAACGAGGATCACGTTGCCAGGGGCAATGGTCGTCAGCGTGATGAGATTGTTGATGTAGTCATCGGTGTTGGACGGAGGTATTCCGTCATCGATGACGCCAACCGTAAATGCATCATTTGCGGTAATGGCGCTGCCAGCCCCATTCCAAGTGGGAGCCTTGAGTTGAAGGCTCGCTTCGGTATTAGCGGCTAAGCCGATGATGGCAACCGCTACACAACATGCTCGTATAACCTGCATCGTTCTATCCCCATATCCTCGATTGATTTGAATTGGAAGTTGGTCCGAAATCAGCACACACGCAAACGCACACGCATCTCTAACTAACTTCCACGAGGTGCAACCAAGAGTTCATCCCCATGAACGTCGCACTGAAGCAAGCTAGTACGTCTTTCCTGAAATCCATTCCGCTGCTATATGCTGCGGAATGAAAAAGCACATTGTTTGCCTGGACCACCAGGCCCGTGGAGGTTTGGAGCAGCTAGCACGCTCAGGCGCCCGCGCGGCGCAAGTGGTGCGTCGCTGCCAGATATTATTGAAATCGGACTCGGGATGCACCGACGAAGAGATCGCCGAGCATGTGGGCTGCACGACGCGCAACGTCCGAGCCGTCCGAAAGCGGTTCTGCGAAGAGGGCGTCCAGCGGGCGGTGTACGATGCGCCTCGCTCGGGCCGCCCCCCAGAGTTCACCAAGCGGCAGCAGCAACAGGTAATCGCCCTGGCGTGCAGCGAGCCGCCCGAGGGACGGGCTCGCTGGACGCTGGAATTGTTGTGCGAGCACGCGGTGAAGGAAGGCTTCGTCGATTCGCTCAGCGTGACGGAGGTCTCGCTG containing:
- a CDS encoding PEP-CTERM sorting domain-containing protein, which codes for MQVIRACCVAVAIIGLAANTEASLQLKAPTWNGAGSAITANDAFTVGVIDDGIPPSNTDDYINNLITLTTIAPGNVILVGDVDDFDDDQSYYRSANTFSSLPAAVQQLVRTTGSANQTVSQRYEYITGKYGNEAIIVWRLDADDWAAAENGNGGYDFVLPAEFLTSSNGGGLSHIRGFNRIANDTIPEPATMLVWTGLGLVGAVVAYRRKR
- a CDS encoding helix-turn-helix domain-containing protein is translated as MKKHIVCLDHQARGGLEQLARSGARAAQVVRRCQILLKSDSGCTDEEIAEHVGCTTRNVRAVRKRFCEEGVQRAVYDAPRSGRPPEFTKRQQQQVIALACSEPPEGRARWTLELLCEHAVKEGFVDSLSVTEVSLWLKEHDLKPWRKKLGACPS